A segment of the Thalassoglobus sp. JC818 genome:
TCTTGTCGAGTTCCGCGAGAACTTTCTGTGCGTGGGTAATCAGCTCTTCATCGGGAGTATTGAATTGCAGGTTGCTGTAAGCTTGCTCTGGCAGCAGCGACTTTAACTCTTCTTTTGCTTGCAGCTGTTCTTCCGGTGTTCCGGCGAATGACTTGAGCAACCATCCCCCTTGTTCACTGGCAGTCAGATACGACTGCACCCATCCATCATCAACAACAACGACTGAGTCCATTTGCAACGATGCCGCAATCGTTCCTGGCCGCAGCCGCCAATCTCGAGGATTGGAATCCACAAGCTCATCGTTAAGGGCGATTTGCTCGTCAGCCCATGCAGTGCGATAGGGAGGAGAAAGCAACGTTCCGTTGACGAACAGATATCCTGCATCGGAATGGAATTCCGTCTGTTCAGGTTTTCGGTTGCCCCACCCCATTGGACCAGACATCCGTTGGGAGCCAGCCCCGCGCCAGTCCTGTCCACGAGGTCCAAAGCGTTTCATACCACCACGATCCGTGAATTGCTCATCTTCAACGCTCGGTTCCTGATGGTTTTCCTCCTGTCCATATGAAGAGCCAACCAGCGTCGAGAACACAAAGACCATCACGATAAGTGGTTGTGTCACGTTCATTTTACTGCCTTGAGTCTGAATCCGTCGCCATGCCGTCTGTACATCCACAAGACGCATTGGCCACCGTCACTGTAAGAAATGAATCGGCCCTGTGTTGTTGAACACCGCTTCCATGCGAATGAGGCCGGGGATTCTGGAAATTTCCGGGACTCAGCTCCTCGGACCGACTTCAGAGTCAGACTCGCAATCTTCGGCTGAAAAAGCAATGATCGACCAGTGTCAGAAATTCCTGAACGAAGCTGGACGACGTTACAGCTGGCCGAGACAATCAGAGCTTCAATCCGTTTTCGAGGCATTGTTCTTTCGATGGTGTTTTTCTGGTGTTGTCGTTCTAAAACTCGACACTCGCACCAGCGATCGCTCTGAGAGCATTCGCGGAGACCGGGCAAGATTGAGAATTACGTTTGAGAGTGCGCTCCAGAGATCAAG
Coding sequences within it:
- a CDS encoding DUF5658 family protein, with protein sequence MNVTQPLIVMVFVFSTLVGSSYGQEENHQEPSVEDEQFTDRGGMKRFGPRGQDWRGAGSQRMSGPMGWGNRKPEQTEFHSDAGYLFVNGTLLSPPYRTAWADEQIALNDELVDSNPRDWRLRPGTIAASLQMDSVVVVDDGWVQSYLTASEQGGWLLKSFAGTPEEQLQAKEELKSLLPEQAYSNLQFNTPDEELITHAQKVLAELDKIENSNNKHVAAIKRIEQVSYPLTMFGMILTVIAFGHLLSTRPESVAAGVNATPQAMQMVVRSIAFVVLLSALDLIWTILAWQAGQMKELNPIASQFINDPIQLVCFKAIATFAGAALLVGLRQYRQAQLASWWMCLVCTVLTFRWLTFHSMMMG